A stretch of the Glycine soja cultivar W05 chromosome 13, ASM419377v2, whole genome shotgun sequence genome encodes the following:
- the LOC114381538 gene encoding uncharacterized protein LOC114381538: protein MDLNIGENRTRPLISNIVTAPTIRGLLLWGLRVVVVANPILSTVKSLVTNVRDCPYPKKEQNGGGLNDQTGHSKAKGRVFTLKGVEASKSKDLIQGKLKLSVSSLNKDLVIETPTSGFVITSNVCLNCPMEISGRTFLIDLICLPLSQIDVILGMDWLSSNHVLLNYFDKTVVFDDSGVSKDIMFISANQVMTSLKENAQVYMILCNLEIETKASICDLPVVREFPKVFPKDISSLPPEREKEFSIDLVPGVGPISIAPYRMSPIELAELKK, encoded by the exons atggaCCTCAACATTGGGGAAAACCGTACTCGACCCCTCATAAGCAATATCGTAACTGCCCCAACAATCAGAGGATTGTTGCTATGGGGTTTGCGGGTGGTTGTGGTAGCAAACCCAATACTTTCCACAGTCAAATCACTTGTTACAAATGTG AGAGATTGTCCATATCCCAAGAAGGAGCAAAATGGTGGGGGCCTGAATGACCAAACTGGGCATTCGAAGGCCAAAGGAAGAGTCTTTACCCTTAAGGGTGTCGAAGCTTCGAAATCCAAAGATCTAATCCAAG GGAAACTTAAGCTTTCTGtgtcttctttaaataaagatcTGGTGATAGAGACCCCAACAAGTGGTTTTGTGATAACCTCtaatgtgtgtttgaattgtcCTATGGAAATTTCTGGTAGAACATTCTTGATTGATCtgatttgtttgcctttgagccaAATTGATGTCATTCTAggtatggactggttatcttccaaccatgtcttgttAAACTATTTTGATAAAACTGTGGTGTTTGATGATTCTGGAGTTAGTAAGGATATAATGTTTatctctgccaaccaagttatgacatctttaaaagaaaatgCTCAAGTGTACATGATCTTGTGTAACCTGGAAATAGAGACGAAGGCTTCCATTTGTGACCTCCCTGTTGTCAGAGAGTTTCCTAAAGTGTTCCCTAAGGATATATCCAGTCTACCACccgagagagagaaagagttttcCATAGACTTAGTACCTGGTGTtggacccatatccatagccccttataggatgtctcctATAGAGTTAGCTGAGCTTAAGAAATAG